The following nucleotide sequence is from Trifolium pratense cultivar HEN17-A07 linkage group LG2, ARS_RC_1.1, whole genome shotgun sequence.
acttctttattagaataacatactctaatatccttctttattaagttgattaacaccttaatatacttctttgatatttaaacaaacatcatcaacaatcaacaacaattataattcacaaatataatcaacaattcatcaacacatcattcttcatcaacaagcatcaacaagcatcaacaagcatcaacaatcatcaacaatcatgtaagaataagccactgattgaaaatacatgcaaaggaagacagcagatgaaaaattggtgaaaactgcagtatttccgcctggggcggaaatttttacgtttgaggcggaagtttacgcctgaggcggaaatttttacgcctgaggcggaaaaatatctgaaaggctggctgctcactgtttttccgtttcaggcggaaattattgtgcctgaggcggaaaaacatgcgttttctacacaaaaacgcccaaaaatcccatttttcatgttataaatcccaaaagagtttgtattcaagtgctacaaacatatctaaacacaaaaggacggttcatttcaccgatctaccatttttactacgaaaaagtagagatttaacacttttactcaaaactctcaagaacacaaagttcttgagtttaatctttcataaactcgttttttaatcattaaatccgttcattaatcatgttaaaagcatgttaaacatattaagaaccttaggaacgatttccatcaagaaaatccgttctaagctaaaacgaaaatggggtggaggaagttcgggtgaggagaaatcgacattctccccttcctcgagtcacccacgaatatgaaatctactctcttacctggattcgaagaaaacacgacgaagatctcgaatctctagctctccccttgctctagctcccaagctctcctcttctcctctctcaagaacataagaacatgagaaaaatgaatttctcttctccctctcatggccatatggcgccacacacacacacaaggcccattgggcctcaagcccaattggcttggcccaataacacgataactctcactattcgcttaataactaaagtactcgataaataactctagttattaacttaattaaaatgccacgttaaataaaatattttaacacattaaaattaataatttgaaaattgggtcgttacatggTGCAATTCCGGTAACGTTgctttgtgattatgattatcaagtaagtgtgttctaatctcatataatatatcgatctctgaattattaattattacagtttaaactaaaacaaaaaccGTGGATAAAAAGGGGTACAGGCTACGCTTTGTTACATGTTGTCTGTTGAAGATGCATAAGCAACTGTTATGTTGCCCCAACGCCTAAACAGCCGTGGCCTAAGCCGGATAGGCAACGGTTTTCATTACGAGATTAAACAAACTGTCGAAATATGGTAACACGTGAAAATTGTTGCCTATGAGTATTTACACAACACTTTTGCAGCCGTTGCTTGTAGTGTCGTTGCCAAAGGTCAAAAATGTTGTAGTGCAACAAACTAAAAACAGAACCCTTCTAAAAAAAACTGCATAACAAACAGATGTACCAGGAAATAAAACATTGCTCTATTGAGAAAACTGCAATCCCTTAAAAATGCCTCTTTTCTTCCttaaatttgaactaaaattaCTACAAATCTACAATAGTAGGCTAGAGCACAAGCTCATTTTGTAGCCAACTAAACAGCAAGATCTTAGAACATaacaaatattaataaaaattattactaCATTCAAATATAACACTAGAGAATGATCTTAGAACATaacaaatattaataaaaattattactatattCATTTTTAGCTTCCAATTAGAGTCTGATCTTGCTTGCGAATAAATCCGAGAGCAGTGCCTAATCTCAGGTTCCTTCTTGTTTATATATTGAGCTCTTAAAGTCAATGGATTTTGACTCCTCAAGCTTATAGATTGGATATGTCATTTGAAGCAAtactgatgaagaaaaaaactatCCTAAGTGCACTTAAGCTTATAGATATAACACATCCTTGAAGGGAAGCCTGAGAGAATGGGCTACTTATCATACAAGAATCTCAAGGCCTAAATATACAAACATGAAAAGGGGAAATTTGTGTGCAACATGCTTGAATAATTCAAAAAGTagattatctattttattattaagaaAGCCAACTTACAATATGAGCCAGAGCAAGTATATTCTCAAGGAAGAtcttcatcaaatttgacattgTGGGTTCTTACTGACCAATAAAGATGATGCTTACAACTGAACCTATATGATGAAAGTACAACCAACCTCATAAAActcaaaaaagataaaatgacaCTGTGGTACAAAATTTCTTCCTATTTTGACATCACTGGAGGTAAATGTTAAGTAAAACAAATATGGCACCAATTTAATTAGTAGTGAGTACTACTCAGCTAAACAAACATATAGTGaaccaaatttatttattgcagAAAAATGAAGATCCAATAGATGATAGCCATTATAGGGCATGTAATGCATCATTAAATGTAAAATGAAAAGTATGTCAAGCTCCAACATATTTAAGGCTAAATTAAATTTCAGAAGGCAATAAAGGAAATATTCGCAGCAGCAAAAATATATTACCTTCGTGAATCTCCGAGATATCGTCACCTTCAGAGATTGATTGAACAAGATGAGAGCAGCTAGGGATTTACAGTTCAAGCGTTTCAAACAAGAGTTTGGTGATTCTGAAATTTTGAAACTGTTGGTGGTATTCTAGAGgtggtatatattataaactatattgtTGCATAATTTAGAGTAGGATAGTATTTTTGGGGCTGAATATTcatgtatttttcttatttcaaattgttctggactagactaatgctagtccacctagaccctcacaaagtccacatggcttgcccaaccacctccatatcagcatggcacaacctctccaccaagatagggtaaaattactactctgcccactatctaagggtaatatcttggcagtccctcttaatgggccttggctagtccagcccactaagaggacctttggcccagagctgggggctataaatactctccctcttgggagagcaaggtagacactattcattattgcaattactctctctctctaacttctctctagtatctcttttgctctctacccttactgacttaggcatcggagcacctgcaggtacaacccccccctccgtggatcatctgctcggacttgctgcctaccacctgctcaacggacttccagctggccttctacctgttctgatcaacagttaagatcagtggcgccgactgtggggatctgagttctccccttctttatTTCGAACAAGaaaaccaaagaacaaaaccaatcaatcactttttcatcatggccagttcatctcatttcaacaatgacgttgaggacgctgctcctccatcttctccccgtctgtctcctgctctcatcactgacctccaggccctccccgagtcggaccctagagacgggcaggaaacttcctggacttctgaggatggcgacctggtcgtcttgactgagaaACAGACAGGGAAGCGCCCTCAGTCCGAGCAGGGCAAATCAGCAGAGACCGACTTGTCCGctgcttcagttaccaatgctgaactagcagcactcatagctgccctgaaacaaaccaccgaagctctccaaggccagaatcgccgaatggacgagcagaatATGAGACTTgatcgcttggaaaggaatcagcgattctcaaggaacaactctcccccgaggagaGCTCCTACTTCTCCATCCCCTCCTCGTCAGGAAACTGTCAgacaacgacgacctgcccttGAGAGGATCGAGCAACCTGGCAagaaaagagaccatgtctcccctccccgcgagggtatatcttctccaaatgtgaaaaaaggaaaaattgtggaccgaacacctcctcgtcgtcattctccccagggactcagcttgatgaccaaacaagggcagccagtaagccgcagccatcacactgaccaattctccaggagcccaactcctgatcgtgagggctcacctcccctaaactcacaagagagtgacgaggatgatccccgctgccctttatctcacgacatacttcaagcacccgttccaaagggatgtgagcgaccacctcctctcccagcttatgatggactttctgacccagatgaacacatcgcatcagtcaatgctaccctgaacttcttgagggtcagcggagcaattagatgcagaataTTTCCAACTACTCTGAGAAAGggagctatggcttggtaccacagcctagctcctcgctccATAACCTCATGGATGGATCTGTCCGACCAATTTCgcaggcacttcactgcttcccgcaagcaaccaaagactgaggcagtcctggacgccatcttccaagctgataatgaatctctccgcagtttcatagagaggttcaacaaGGAAGCCGTCCAAgtagaaacaactgatgatATGAAGAAATACCTGCTCCAAAGGGGCCTTAGGCCAAACAGTGACTTTGCAAAAGCCGTTGGAATCGAAAAACCGCGCACCTTTAGCGACCTCCTCCTCAAATCTCAACCCTACATCCAATATGAAgagcaacaagctgcagatgctgcccgttatgggcgagcaggaaacagtcaacctgctcctcgttcaaatgctgaacagtccagccgaggaggaggaagaagaagaggcgaaaggcctaggGAACCCCGTGGACCTCCTAGCACTTTTagcaactatactccccttagtaaaacccaggaagaaatttggaaagagtgcaactcagctgagttcactaaggcaggaattaaatttccaagacaacaacccacaaagcctggccaagacaagagcaggtactgcaagtaccacaaaggttacggccatctgactgacgacTGCATCCAATTGAAGGATGCCATTGAAATTCtgattagaaatgggcaaatcaaacaatacgtgaagaggggcaatgctccccgggcagaagctgctgagaccagtaacactgaagaagctgcaccagaaaaatccgggcacaagccagttgcccttgccatctccagacctgaagatttctttgtccctgactacttggacgacacctatgttgctcctacactgaacaaatgggacgcacttgcccaagctatggtgatctctggtggaggttttgacaaacagactgtgggatccatcaagagaaaatttgaagaattgatagatggctccTCCAACCTGAGCGCAACTCTAGATAAACCGAAAGGGCAATCAAAGCCCTTAGCCTTCtatatggaagagctgcccggtggaactgcaaactcccagatacccctgctcatcagagtggacatggcaaatatggacgtccgcagggtactggtcgaccaaggaagctcctgtgatatcatgtattcccaacttttcaagagtctgcaactagatgaaacctacctcactccttattttggatctgatctctccggatttaatggagcaacaactaagccatggggctatgtagacctgctagtcaccgttggctctgaagaaactgcaaaaactatcaaagtgaaattcctggtagtagactgcccttctctctaccagtgcatcctgggccgaacagctattgctgacttaatggctgtcccttcaaccgcccacctcaagatgaagtattatactcataaaggccaagttgcgacactgcatggagacattgaagctgcaaggagagtcttcaacgcgtcctccaaaggaaatgaatatatcgggcagctccccgagtccaagaagtccaaggcaacaacttccctgcccttgccagaaatcagctccatcgacctcgacagccgcttttccaaacaggaaaacaaagatgagaagaagctccgcaaggagaagaaggaagacgacgaggcaagccaagagcaccgtcgtccGGTTCCAGACGGGGAgttcgagctgatgcccttcggagaagacccgagcagggcagtgaagattgggactgggctccccgaacttgctaggaagcaacttgaagcctgcttgaaggaaaatgctgatctgttcgcctggcacgcCTCCGAGATGCCCGACTTGGACCCCAAcatagcatgtcaccagctgactattgatcccactgcacttcccattgtacaacgtaggcgtaggcagtctcctgagaaatcggaggctgcagaaaaatgtgtaaaagacctcctagaggcaaattttatttcggaggccaggtatacaacctggctgtccaacgttgtactcgtcaaaaaatctaatggaaagtggaggatgtgttgcgactataccgatcttaacagggcttgccctaaagactcttatcccttaccttgcattgatagacttgttgataattcttctggctttaaattattgtcttttatggatgcttattcaggttataaccaaattccaatggcagtagcagatagagaaaaaacagctttcatgaccgagtcgagcaactattactacaacgtaatgcccttcggtctcaaaaatgcaggagctacataccagcgaatgatgaacaaagtcttccgaggacaaataggagacatgctcgaggtatacatggacgacatgatcgtaaaatcccccgaggaactcgaccatgtcgtgcaccttcgaaaggtgttcgagcaggccaggaaatacaacatgagattcaacccagagaagtgcaccttcggggtccgagcaggtaaattcctggggttttacctaaccgagcgaggaattgaagccaaccctgacaagtgcagagcttttgccgagctccccactccgagcgataagaagtccatacaaactcttaatggaatgctaacatcgctttccagatttgtatctaaatcagcacaacatgcactcccctttttcaaactactaaagaaagaagcagtcttcgaatggacagatgaatgcgagcaagctctccaacatcTGAAAAAGGCATTATCAGAAccacctgtcctctcacgaccaagtgacgaggaggtattatacttgtacctttccgtcgcctcagaggctgtaagtgcagctcttattcgtgagacaaacgaagggcagaaaccagtatactttacaagcaaagccttgcagggtcctgagctaagataccaacaaattgaaaaaatagcccttgcactagtctatgctgcgaggagactaagacattatttcttggcccatacaattgtggtccgaacagaccaaccaatcaagtctttgcttggccgaccagatatggcgggcaggatgctcaaatggtccctcgaactctcagaattcgacatccgttacgagagcagaaaagctctaaaagcccaagtcctagctgacttcgtcgcagagatgacgagctcctcccctacagtggacggagcagataaatggacaatctttgtagacggagcatcaagcgctacaggagcaggtgcaggcatcatccttgaaaatgagaatggcttactaatcgaggtctccctagcactatccttcccaacttcaaacaaccaagcagagtatgaagcattcctcgctggactacgtttggccgaggacttgcaagccaaggagataaaaatatacacagattcgcaactggtcgcctcacaggtgctaggagaatatcagaccaagaatgataacctctctgaatacctagtgctagtaaaggaaaaaatcaccaagttcaactctgttgaaatattacatgttccccgcgagcataacaaaagggcagatatcctgtccaagctggcaagcacaaaaaggaagggcggaaacaaatctgtcatccaagagatactccctcgtccaagcatagaaaaaccaagcaaggttgtggacataaatgtcattggcgacaaagactgctggatgactctagtatacaacttcctcgagcacggaactctccctgacgaccagaaacaagcagctatagtcagacgaagagcctgctcctatgtcatccttgatggaaaattatacaggagaggattctccattcctctcctaaaatgtgtggacgaggacacagcagattacatcctgcgcgaagtccatgagggcattaacgcccaacacctgggaggaaggtcacttgccaggaaagctctacgagcagggtactattggcctactatgcaacaggacgccaaagaccacgtaaaaaaatgtgacaaatgccaaaggcatggggatatgcacttagctccccctcgagaactaaagtctttgtcttccccctggcccttcgcctggtggggcatggacttacttggtccttttaccaaaggactttatcaaaacCGTTACTtaatagtagcagtggactacttcacaaagtgggtggaagccgaacccctctccgacataacgtcaCTCAGAatcctgcgcttcttcaaaagaaatgtgctagctagattcggaataccacaggtggtagtcacagacaatggaacacagtttacagacaaagattttcaagcattccttgttgccctgggcaccaagcagcacttcacatcggtcgagcacccccaaaccaacgggcaagctgaagcagccaacagagtaatcctaagagggttacgaagaagacttgaccaaaacaaaaagaaatgggtcgaagagcttgacaatgtactctgggcctatcgaacaacccctcactccacaactggagagacccccttccgaatggtatatggaacggaggcagttatccccgtagagattggggaaccatctcgtcggactgagcaaCCTTTAGACGAGGAACAGaatgacgaagcacttcgagaggagcttgacctcgtcgaagaaattcgaacaggagcttccttaaaggaggccaccctgaagcagaaaatagctgcccgtcatgacaccaaagtcatcaaaagggaattcgaggtgggcagcctcgtcctaagacgcaacgcagactcccaggatggcaaacttgcacccaattgggaaggaccataccgcgtcattgacaaaacagaaaatggtgcatactatctcgaggaccttcgaggaaagaaacttcctcgaccttggaatgcccagaaattgaaacaatattacagctaagttattgccacactaaaaggctgctcgcacttcagaacacaacgaagcgagcaccttaaacaacggagggcaccatggcacacgtgctcatctaaaaccatagcaggggaactaattcaccataagggaaatggaactcctgctagacgaggataactctcgaaacgagcccatcgtccccgtgccacgacctagcacccagctcgcgatgggaggttcaggttgcgaagaagggtacactagcgtgcttgtattcgcgtaacttagaaacaactctaagtgcttatacagttccctaaactgtttaagtcaaaacagaggagactaccctcaataaaacatgctcagtatcaagcaggggaaacctccccggcaaaataacaacgagcgcagcattcatacatgcaaaaatatgataagtatacaaaacaggcataaaaataaacaggcaaaacttagcacaccaacttgctcgaatgagcataccagcatgcccagacgagcacctcaataacggGGAGGTAACATCCCCGGCACGAagtttaaacaacaaaattcgttaagttaaaaatagggacaagctccccggctcagattttgagcaagaaattagcataaaatttggctaagttaaaaagacggggaggctccccggttgaaattttaaacaacgaaatttctccaaaattttctaagttaaaaagacggggaggctccccggttgaaattttaaacaacgaaatttctccaaaattttctaagttaaaaagacggggaggctccccggttgaaattttaaacaacgaaattttgtaaaattttctaagttaaaaaaggaGGAAACATACACGCGAGCAGaaaatgtaaacatacatgcgagcagatatagacgagcagttataaacaagcatggataaataaaacgggcacctgcccggaattgtcataaaaatcatacggggacaaaagcccacttgttccaatattacaaaccatggctcaaaggccccaaaattcaaaaagacaaaataaattacaatagaaaggccggggacatctactcctcgcaCCTATCCTCCTGCTCGTGCCCGTCGCCTTGCTCGTCTTCATGACCCTCCTCGAATGCCACGTCAACATCATCCTCTTCTTCATCAGAGTCGGCCAGACCAGCCGGGATAACAATCTGCCCATCCTTGACCTGCCCGTTCACATGCATTCCCCGGGTCACCAATTCCACGTCAGGATTAAGGCACTGGATTTGCTGCACGGCATTCCCAAAGGCATACTCAGTGCCCTCTACAAGGTCATGGGACAGCTGAGCTatcaccttgaccaagtctgctcggCTGGTCAACCCTTCGGCAGCCTTGTGCTCATTCTCGCCCGGCGCCATAGCAGCAGTGAGCCTTTCAATCTCAACCCGAGCAGCTTCCAACTCCTCTCCCCTTTTACGGTGCTCATCCAGCTGGTCACCCCAGTGTTGTTGCTTCTCCTTGAGGTCATCCACAACAATTTTGAGCTGGTTGATCCGACCTTTGGCCCGCTCGTGCCTGGCCTGGGCAGTGTTCAGCTGCTCAACTAAGGATTCCCGCTCGTTACCAAGGACAAGGGAGCTCGGAACCATCCGCACCATAGCAGCCATGTCACGAGCATGCTGCTGCTTACGGACCTCAGGCTCTTGGTTGAGAATAGCAGCCCTTTCAGATTCAAAGACCTCCGGAGGATACTTCTCAAAAAATTTGTCCACGGTAAAGCACCGAGGAACAGGAAACTTGCTGCATGCACCCATGCCCGCCTCCTCAACCGGGgaatcttcttctcttgtcctCTTCGCTGGAGGAGGCCGGGGAGCTGAAGAAGGGGTGCCCGCCGAGGTCCCAATAACCTGCACGGAAGGGGTCCCCGGTCTCACTTCCTGGGATGCTCTGGTaacaatcttcttttttcctcggccagacctgctcgccttctcatcctgcttggccTTCAACATGCGCTCGGCAATAGTTTCCATTTCGTCTGCAAATAAATGACGAGCACGTTAGTAAAGGACGAGGAATACACAcaacaataacataaatttttctaagttaaaaagaaaggaagCAATACCCAAGCACAGTTTAACCTCCCCGGCATTTTTGCACTTAAGGAGGgtcctagtattaataaaaCGAGGAGAGGCCTTAGGCTCCCCGTGTTCATCTCTTATTGtaactcccttacgagtcgtccagaccccgggagtaaaaccggccacaaaggtCTTCAAACTCTCGAAGGCAGCCATGTCCTCGGGAGACAAATCTGCGTCCCCGGTTGTATATTCCTTAGGCTCCTTCTGGAAGTGGGTGTACGACCAGCTTAACGGGAACTTGGGAACTGTCCGAACTATAACTTGCCCGCTGGCATCCTTACGAGCAACACCTTGCTCGTCCCTATCTTCCTCCAGCTCCAGtaaactctcccgggcagatggagactctggccggacgacatagtacctctccttgaaatccttaacggaatccacaaacattttgaaaagtttaacatcctcgtgatgcttcAACGAAACCCAATTTTGACGAGGTGCTCGTCCTACTTCCTTCGTCGGCTTGCGCTGAATTTTAAAGATCCTAAAGAAAAGGGGAAGGCTGGGACGAACACCTTTGTACACGCAGAGACGCTCGAACCCCATTATAAATGACCAAGAGTTCGGGTGCAGCTGTGAAGGAGCCACTTGTAAGGCTTTAAGAACACTTGCCGCAAAAGGGCTGAACGGCAGCCTAAGCCCCATCTCCTTGAAGACGAACTCATACATAGCAAAATCATGCCCGGCAAAAGAGGAGCACACCCGTTCATCCTCCCCGGGTAAACGGATCGACCAGTGTTGGGGCTCGTTCGCTCTCCTCTGCTCGACCGTGGTATATAATCTTGGATCCTTGGAAGTAAGCGCCGAAGCTATTCCCCGGGGCTCAGGAGCAACCCAATCCAATGCAGGGTCAGTTATACAGTCGACCAGCGTATACTTCTCCGCACCCTGGCTTTCCACAACCTCCTCGGATTCTGACATTTTAAAACCTGAAATGCagtaaaaacaaagtgaattcgatgaccaaatccaccctttcaccgcaattcaagtgaaagggcgcaagataggacgaggacgctgtccccgaccaaagcccttttcaaatggcaattAAAAG
It contains:
- the LOC123905275 gene encoding uncharacterized protein LOC123905275, which codes for MGACSKFPVPRCFTVDKFFEKYPPEVFESERAAILNQEPEVRKQQHARDMAAMVRMVPSSLVLGNERESLVEQLNTAQARHERAKGRINQLKIVVDDLKEKQQHWGDQLDEHRKRGEELEAARVEIERLTAAMAPGENEHKAAEGLTSRADLVKVIAQLSHDLVEGTEYAFGNAVQQIQCLNPDVELVTRGMHVNGQVKDGQIVIPAGLADSDEEEDDVDVAFEEGHEDEQGDGHEQEDRCEE